GCCCGATCTTATAATAAGTACCAACCTATCTTCCTTCTCCATCTCTGTCATTCACCTGTCCCTTCCCCTGCTCCTATATATGCAAACACacttctgtgtgtgtgtgtgtgtgtgagagagagagagagagagattgtgtGCTTTTGGTAGTTACTTTCAGTTAAGAACAAAGAAAATATGGCAGCAGCAGCAACAGAAGAAGTAGCAGTACTAGTGGACGATTCTACTTTCAAGAAGCCTGGAACTGTTCCCTTCAAATGGGAGATCCGACCCGGCGTTCCCAAGTTCCACCAAAACCTACAGCAACCACCAGCTCCTCCACTACCCAAaaaacagcagcagcagcagcaccaCCATCGCCACCACCACCACGGTCAACAACAGCCGCAGAAGCTCAGACCCCCACCTGCGGGGCTAACCCACTTCCACCCTCCACCGGAGGTCCGGACCCGCTCCTTCAGGTCCGTCCCTCGCGGCCGCTCCGATCGCTGGCGTTTCACCAAGCACGACAACGTCGCCCGACCCGAAGTCGTCTCGCAAGGGTGCTTCCTGGGGCCGCTGCTTACCGGGCGGAAGGATGAGAAGAAAAGGGCGGTCCATAATGCCGAACCCGACTTCACCCTGCAACTGGAAACCCTGGCCCGGTGGTCCGTGTCATCCCGGAAGTCCCTCTCGCCCTTCCGGAACTCGCCCTCCTCCTCTTACTCTTCCTCCTACCAGTCTTCGCCCCGACCTGTTAGCGATGCTGAGTGGGCCGGGTTCGGACTCTTTTAGATCCAAACCAGTCCCTAAATAattacctcttttttttttttttgttccagTTATCGTTGGTGGGGGAAAAATCTACTGCATCCCCCCTTAGATCAATCAATCTCCCATTGTGATTTGCCATTGAGGTTTGTGAAATCGCAATCGTGGTGGATGTGTAGAGTTTCTTTTGTTTGCCTTCAAGAGAGGATTTGCCATCATGGGTACACTTGATTAATTTCACAGCAAACAATATTTGTACGTGAAGATTTGGAACTAAGCTGTTTAGGTCAGACTTTGTTtggtaaaaaaagaaaaaaaaaactcattattaaacaaatttatttaattaaagcTGATGATATATAGAATTTATACTTttgtttattaattttctatatatatatatatataattctgattttttttttataattaaatataaaaattgtcTTCCTTCATAGGTTTTTTCCATTGAGTTGACAATATATAATGTTAAGtctaaaaaattttctccaaatatAATTCAATTGAACATGTCTACATGATTATATTAATAATTCATTAACAAGACTTAGTAGACTTAAACTTGAAAACTAATAAAAGTCATCTTTTTATAAAACGGTAAAAATATGATCAAATCATATAGTACAATTTATTTGCTAATTTCGTAAATACTAGACATGTATATCTTTTAAAGTCACCCAAACCTCTCCATACCTCACTTTTAGCTCGGCAAACCATTCGTAAAATTGGAGGAAAATCCTCCCACAGGAAGAATCGAACCTTGGTTTCCCCTTTAGAAAAGTTAGGAGATAACCATGTAACGAAGTTCGAGTTCATCTATTCATATGTCCACCTATTTGAGTTTAGAATTTATTTCTTATGCCTTTGGGTATTTAATGCGATATTATAGGAAAAATATGGTTAAATTTATTTACCTTATTGTGAGTTTTTTGAATTTAGTTAGGCAATGAAGAGTTCGATACATAAAGGACCAGATTGAGTAAGGAGAACTCTTTTTCTTAGTAGCATAGATAATATTATGATACtaaaattaatattattgtaACACAATAGAACAACATTATTACAATGAAAATGTCTCTATGTACTACAAAGATATGAATGCTTTCATGCATCGTCACACAAATAATTAATGGTCATTCTagtaaatatattaaaataaccaACATGTTTTTATGCTAAATCAAACATAAATGTGGACATCATGTTTTTATGCTAAATAAAAATCTTCTCGTAGAATATACGTTTTTCTTGAGAATACGTTCCTCTATACCTCATAttctaaaaatttaatttcaaaggCAGCTGTGAGACTAGTGACAAACCTAACTTATGCTTATATGTAGGTTCAAC
The sequence above is a segment of the Malania oleifera isolate guangnan ecotype guangnan chromosome 8, ASM2987363v1, whole genome shotgun sequence genome. Coding sequences within it:
- the LOC131161826 gene encoding uncharacterized protein LOC131161826; translation: MAAAATEEVAVLVDDSTFKKPGTVPFKWEIRPGVPKFHQNLQQPPAPPLPKKQQQQQHHHRHHHHGQQQPQKLRPPPAGLTHFHPPPEVRTRSFRSVPRGRSDRWRFTKHDNVARPEVVSQGCFLGPLLTGRKDEKKRAVHNAEPDFTLQLETLARWSVSSRKSLSPFRNSPSSSYSSSYQSSPRPVSDAEWAGFGLF